The Sphingomonas sanguinis nucleotide sequence GGTCTGAGCCTGATCGCGCTCGCCCGACCCGATGCGATGCTGGTCGCGCACGATCCGCACGGCTGTTTCGCCTGACGGATCAGCCCGTGGCGAGCCTCGGCATCTCTGTCCAGTCGATGCCTTCGCGCTCGGCGGAGCGGTCGATGGGCTCCTGTAAGATCCGGTCACGCCCGGCCCGCTTGGCGCGGTAGGCGAGTTGGTCGCCGCGGGCGATCATGCCCTCCAGCGTCTCGCCTGCCCGGTGATGCACGATGCCACCGCTGACCGTGAGAGCGGGCAGCCCCTGTGCGGCGAAGAGGTGGAGGGCGTCGCGAAGCGCATCGCCCAGCCGCATCGCGCGATTGTCCGTTCCGTTGCTGTGAGCGTCGGGGATGAGGATGGCGAATTCCTCGCCACCCATACGCACCGCCAGCATGTCGCGCGCGGCAATATCCCGCAGGACACGGGCGAAGGCGACCAGCACCGTGTCGCCCATCGCATGGCCATGACGGTCGTTGATCGCCTTGAAGTGATCGAGGTCCAGGACCAGGGCGTGCAACCCCTCTCCACGCAGCATCGCCTCGGCCATCATGCGCGGCCCGACGCGGTGCAGCCCCCGCCGGTTGGCAAGGCCGGTCAGCGGATCGGTCTCGGCATCGAGAATGGTCTCCTCCAGCGCCTTCTGGATCACCAGCAGCAGCAGGCACAGGCCCGCCCCGACCAGCAGCACGCCGGTCGAAATCTGCGAGATGGCGGCATAGACACTGCCCAGATAGACCTTGGGCGTGGCCCCCGACCCCAGCGACAGGACCAGGAACGGCTTGATCAGGAAATGCGCGCCGATGGCCCCGAATATGCCGATCAGCATGGCGCGGATTGGCCCGGTCTGCTCGATCCGGCACGCCGCCAGCATGACCACCGCGGAGCCGATGGCGAAGGGAAGCTGGAACAGCAGCTCATAGGGCATGGTGTTGCGCGGTCCGCCCCAGATCGCCAGCCGCAGCGCCATCCCGGCGCCCCATAGCAACAGCGCAAACCGCCAGGGCGGCCGATGTCCGACAAAGGCCTGGATACCCACCGCCATCATCAGGATGCCGCCCAGGAATACGCCGTAGCCAAGGATCGAAAATAGCGCGACCTGATCGGTATAGAGAACCAACAGGTGGCAGATGGGCGTCAGGAACCCGAACAGGTAACTGACCATGAACCAGACCGTCGCCCGCTGCCGCGCATAGGACAGCGCGATCACGCCGTAGGTCACGACGAAAAGCGCCGCCATGCAGCTATTGGCTATCAAGGCGTAGACAGCGGCATTCACGATCTTTGACCAACGCTCCCCTGGGAAATCGTGACGCAGACCTATTCGGCAGAGGGAAAGGAGAGGTTAAGGCGCAGCACACGCCCCGGGCCCCCAGGCCTTGTCCCTCTCCAAACAGGTGGGAGGATATAGGAGTCGGGAGCGATATGCCATGCGGGCCAGGGGCCGAATCCACGAAATGTGATCAATCCAGATCATTTTCCTGACGGAAAGATCGCGCCAAGGCGTATGCGACGCGAGGCGTAAAGCCTCCCATCCGCGCGCAAATCGGACGATTGCGGGGCGACGGGGGCCACTATCATAATAGGGGAAAATACA carries:
- a CDS encoding GGDEF domain-containing protein, whose amino-acid sequence is MAALFVVTYGVIALSYARQRATVWFMVSYLFGFLTPICHLLVLYTDQVALFSILGYGVFLGGILMMAVGIQAFVGHRPPWRFALLLWGAGMALRLAIWGGPRNTMPYELLFQLPFAIGSAVVMLAACRIEQTGPIRAMLIGIFGAIGAHFLIKPFLVLSLGSGATPKVYLGSVYAAISQISTGVLLVGAGLCLLLLVIQKALEETILDAETDPLTGLANRRGLHRVGPRMMAEAMLRGEGLHALVLDLDHFKAINDRHGHAMGDTVLVAFARVLRDIAARDMLAVRMGGEEFAILIPDAHSNGTDNRAMRLGDALRDALHLFAAQGLPALTVSGGIVHHRAGETLEGMIARGDQLAYRAKRAGRDRILQEPIDRSAEREGIDWTEMPRLATG